One Anopheles marshallii chromosome 3, idAnoMarsDA_429_01, whole genome shotgun sequence genomic region harbors:
- the LOC128712696 gene encoding serine protease SP24D-like — protein sequence MTDGEDGDVLHVLERAVCAVQCNGLGRVTDGNNASRGQFPYQVALTLKRQTVCGGVMVHERFFLTAAHCFFNGDTPLPVEQLNVFYGSEKLFSNGRYNRVKTVHFHDQYDHGFKYDLAVVEVRRKFDLSPTSRPVAFGEESFGENLLATVTGYGRSTVEGNMAFQLKYAQLTSLPASQCQEAMGNDYYEGVFCLDTSKGSGFCTGDYGGPAVFEDRLVGVGSYTVGDKCETGQPDVFVDVGYFSEWVHSVLEAEAEAEQ from the exons ATGACTGACGGGGAAGACGGTGACGTACTGCACGTACTCGAGCGTg CTGTTTGCGCCGTGCAGTGCAATGGTTTAGGTCGTGTAACCGATGGAAACAACGCAAGTCGGGGTCAGTTCCCATATCAGGTGGCGTTGACACTGAAGCGTCAAACGGTGTGCGGTGGCGTTATGGTACACGAACGGTTCTTCCTTACGGCTGCCCATTGCTTCTTCAATGGCGATACTCC ACTACCCGTAGAGCAGCTAAACGTGTTCTATGGCTCGGAAAAGTTGTTCTCGAATGGCAGATACAATCGCGTAAAAACGGTTCATTTCCACGATCAGTACGATCATGGCTTCAAGTACGATCTGGCTGTCGTCGAAGTGAGACGTAAGTTTGACCTTTCGCCCACTTCCCGGCCGGTTGCATTTGGAGAGGAATCTTTCGGCGAAAACCTACTGGCCACCGTTACCGGATACGGACGCAGCACAGTCGAGGGTAACATGGCGTTCCAGTTGAAATACGCACAGCTGACTTCTCTGCCGGCTAGCCAGTGCCAGGAAGCGATGGGAAATGACTACTACGAAGGTGTGTTCTGTCTTGACACGAGCAAAGGTTCTGGATTCTGTACG GGTGACTACGGAGGTCCAGCCGTGTTCGAAGACAGACTCGTTGGTGTTGGAAGCTACACCGTCGGGGACAAGTGCGAAACAGGTCAGCCAGACGTGTTCGTCGACGTCGGGTACTTCAGCGAGTGGGTTCATTCGGTACTTGAGGCAGAGGCAGAGGCGGAACAGTGA